The following nucleotide sequence is from Achromobacter spanius.
CCGCTGCCGGGCGTGGACGCGCTGTCGGTGCCCGTGTTCGACAACACCGGCAACATCGTGCTGGCGCTAACCAGCCTGGGGCCGACGGGCTTGTTCGACGTGTCGTGGGACGGCACGATCGCCCGGCCGCTACTGGCCTGCGCGCAAGAGATTTCGCGCAAGCTTGGGTATCGAGGGTAACGGTCCGTGCTTTGAACGTTCGAAAATAAACGAACATAAAACGAACAATTCGAACAATTCTCGAAAAAAAAGGCAGGGACTTTCCCAGGTGCGCGTTTTCCCTCTTGTGTGTTTGAATTCAGGAAATATTCAAATTCATTCCCCTGAGGAGACAAACCATGCACGCGATGCGTCTATTGCAAGCGGCCGCCCTGGCCGCATTCGCCGTTGGCGGCTCTGCCGCCAACGCCGCCGACACCTGCTCCAACCGCGGCGATCTGGACCAGATGTACTGCGACGCCAACAAGGATCTGGTGGCGGACACCCCCACTGACGCATCCAAGCTGAAGACCCCGTCCACCCTGGTGTTCACCTACACCCCCGTGGAAGACCCGGCGGTCTATGAAGACATCTTCAAGCCCTTCACCAAGCACCTGTCCCAATGCACGGGCAAGCGCGTGGTGTTCTACCAAGTGCAAAGCAACGCCGCCGAAATCGAAGCCATGCGCTCGGGCCGCCTGCACGTGGGCGGCTTTTCCACCGGCCCCACCGCGTTCGCCGTGAACATTGCCGGCGCCGTGCCCTTTGCCGTGAAGGGCTATGCCGACAGCTTCCAGGGCTACAACCTGATCGTCATCGTCAAGAAAGACAGCCCGTACCAGAAGCTGTCCGACCTGAAGGGCAAGAAGCTCGCGCACACCGCGCCGTCGTCGAACTCGGGCCACATGGCGCCCGTGGCCCTGTTCCCCAAGGAAGGCCTGACGCCGGACAAGGACTACAAGGTGATCTTCTCGGGCAAGCACGACCAGTCCGTCATGGGCGTGAACTCCGGCGACTACGACGCCGCCGCCGTGGCGTCCGACGTGTTCAAGCGCATGGTTGAACGCGGCCAGGTCAAGGAAGCCGATTTCCGCATCATCTACACCAGCGAAAAATTCCCGACCTCGTCGTTCGCCTACGCGCATGACCTGGAACCGAAGTTCCGCGACCAGATGTTGAAGTGCTTCTACGACTACCGCTTCCCCGCGGAAATGTCGAAGGCCTTCGACGGCGCCGACCGTTTCTATCCGGTGACCTACCAGAAAGACTGGGCCATCGTCCGCCAAGTGGCTGAATCGGGCGGCGAAAGCTTCAACCGCGCCGCCTACGACCGCGAATCCGCCAAGAGCAAGAAGTAATCCAGCATGACGACGTCGCTACGCATTTCCGGCCTGGTCAAGGAATACCGGGCCGGCCGGCCGGTTCTCAATGGCATCAACCTTGAAATCGCCGGCCAAGGCCTGACCGCCATCATCGGCCCTTCCGGCACCGGCAAAAGCACGCTTCTGCGTTGCGTCAACCGGCTGATCGAACCCACCCAGGGCGAGATCGTGCTGCAGTCCCAGGAAGGCAGCGTGGACCTGGCCCGCGTGCGTGGCGCGTCGCTGCGCCGCGCGCGCCGGCGCATCGGCATGGTGTTCCAGGAATACAACCTGGTTGAACGCCTGACCGTGATGGAAAACCTGCTGACGGGCCGGCTGGGGTATACCTCGGCCATGAAGGCTTGGATGCGCCGCTTTGAGCCCGAAGATATCGAGCACGCCTACAAGCTGCTGGATACCGTCGGGCTGGCGGGCTTTGCGGACCAGCGCGCGGATGCGCTGTCGGGCGGCCAGCGCCAGCGCGTGGGCATTGCCCGCGCCCTGATGCAGCGCCCTCAACTACTGCTGGCCGACGAGCCCACCTCGTCGCTGGACCCCAAGACCTCGGTGGAAATCATGGAGCTGCTGTCCGCGCAGGGCAGCGCCACCGGCATTCCCGTCATCGTCAACATCCACGACGTGGATCTGGCCCGCCGCTACGCCACGCGCATCGTCGGCATGTCTGGCGGAGCCGTCGTCTATGACGGCGACGGCCAGGGCCTGGACGCCACCATGCTCAAGACCATCTACGGAGGCGAGTCTTGGCTGGAATGACACCCCTTCAGGGCAAGCGCCCCTTTGCCATGTCCGGGCGCGCCAAGGCGGGCCTGGTGTTGCTGCTGATCTACACCGTCTACGCGGCCGCGCAACTGGATTTCAGTTGGGCGCGCTTTGAAAGCGGCATGGGGCACGCCTCGACCTTTCTGGCGCGCATGTTTCCGCCCAATTTCGAAAAGCCCGACACCTTGTGGAAGGGCATCGCCGAAAGCCTGGAAATTGCCGTGCTGGCCTCGGTGCTGGGCATTTTGTTCGCGCTGCCCGTGGGGCTTCTGGGCGCGCGCAACATGATGCCCGCCTGGGTGTCGTGGCCCGCCCGTTCGCTGGTGGCCTTGTGCCGCGCACTGCACCCGGTCATTGTCGCCATCCTGTTCGTCAAGGCCGTGGGCTTTGGCGCGCTGGCGGGCATTCTGGCACTGACGGTGGCGTCCATCGGCTTCATCGGCAAGCTGTTCACCGAGGCCATCGAAGAGATCTCGTTGAAGCAAGTGGAGGCGGTGCGCGCCAGCGGCGCGTCGTTCGCCAACGTGATCATCTTCGGCGTGCTGCCGCAGGTGTTCGCGCGCTTCATCGGCTTTGCCACCTACCAGTTCGACTCCAACCTGCGCAACTCCACCATGGTGGGGATCGTGGGCGCGGGCGGGGTGGGCGGCACGTTGTTCTCGGCGTTCCAGCGCTTTGACTACGACTTCGTCAGCGCCATCTTGCTGACCCTGATCGCCATCATCATGCTGGGCGAAATCATCGCGGGCTTCGTGCGCGCCGTATTCCTGGACAACCTGGGCTTTGACCGCATCCTGCAAGGCCGCTTTGCCGGCGCGCGCGGCATCGGTTCCGGCAAGCCGCCGGTGGCCCGCAAGGCGGAGGTGGAAGAATGAACGCTCACGCCTCTACCCTGAACCCGGCGGGTACGCCGCGCGTCTGGCAGCGCTACAGCATGGGGCAGCGGCTGCTGCGCTTTGCGCTGTACCTGCTGGTGGTCGCGGCCATTGTCCAAGCCATCCGCGGCGTGGAGGTCATACCGGAATTCCTGTATGACGCCCCCGAGCAGATGGCCGACCTGTTCCGCCGCATGTGGCCGATCGACTGGGCCTACTACCCGGATGGCGTGCACGCGGCGCTGATCGAAACGCTGCACATCGCCACGCTGGGCACCATTCTGTCCGTCTTCATGGCGGTGCCGGTGGGCTTGCTGGCGGCCAACAACCTGACGCCCAGCAAAACCATCAACATGTTGGCGCGCTTGATCCTGGTGTCCAGCCGCTCGGTCAATTCGCTGGTGTGGGCGCTGCTGTTCATCGCCATCTTCGGGCCCGGAGCGTTGGCCGGCACGCTGGCGATTGCGTTTCGCTCGATCGGTTTCGTCGGCAAGCTGGTGGGCGAAGCCATCGAGGAAGCGCAACGCGGGCCGATCGAAGCGGTGACCGCCACGGGCGCCAGCAAGGGCGCGGTGCTGTGGTATGCCTACTGGCCGCAGATCCGCCCGGCGTTCTGGTCCATCGTGCTGCTGCGCTGGGACATCAACGTGCGCGAATCCGCCGTGCTGGGCCTGGTGGGCGCGGGCGGCATCGGCATGGCGCTGGATACGGCGTTGAATCTGTTCCAGTGGGACCGCGTGGCCTTGGTGTTGGCCGCCATCTTCGTGGTGGTTGTGTTGGCCGAAATCATCATCACCCAGGCGCGCAAACGGATTCTGTAGTGATGGACCGGTAGTTGCAGACCGTAGTTGAGTTCTATTTACGCTTGTCGGTTTCCCCTGACCAGCGCTCCTTGGCGCCGCCCTTGAAAAAGGGTGGCGCTTTTTTCTTTTGCTGCGGTGCCGACTTGTTTCGCGCAACAAATGGCGTCTATGCTCGATATGACCAAAATATGAACGGTCATCAAATCCCGCCCCTTGCTTGATTAACATCTCGGCTTTTGCCGTCGGACACCCACCGCCATGTCGGAACAGGAATTGAAACTGCACGTGCCCGCCGCGACGCGTCAGGCCGTGCTGAAGGAAGTCAAACAACGCGAAGCCACGCGCATCCGTTTGCATGCCATGTATTTCGATACGCCCGAGCGCGAACTGGCGCGGGCGCGCATCGCCATCCGCCTGCGCCAGGAAGGCCCCGATTGGGTGCAAACGCTGAAGATGCCCGGCATCAACGCCATCACCCGCATCGAACTGAACCACCCCCGCCCCGGCCCCGTGCTGGACCTGTCGGTATATGCCGGCACTGAAGTCGAAGCGGCGCTGAGCGCGATCAAGGGCGAACTGGGCCTGCGCTATGAAACCGATGTGCTGCGCCAACTGCGCAAAGTCCGCACGCGATACGGCACGGTTGAACTGGCCTACGACACCGGCATCCTGCGCGCGGGCGCGCTGGAACTGCCCATTTCAGAATTGGAATTTGAACTGGTGTCGGGCCGCCCCGCCGCCATCTTTGCTGTTGCGCGCGGCTGGCAGCAGCGGCACAGCCTGGTGCTGGATCCCCGCAGCAAGTCCGAACGTGGCGATGCGCTGGCGCAGTTGGCCGAACGGCTTGCCGAGGAAGACGCCAAGGAGGGCGATGATCTGGAGGCGCGCCGCGCCCGGGCCATTGCCCAGTTCTGGGCGCCGCGCGGCGCATCCGGGGTCAAGTTGCGCGACGACATGACGGCGCCGCAGGCGCTGGGCCGCATCGCCGCGGAATGCCTGGACCAGATCGCGCGCAACGCCGCGGTGCTGGCTGAAGTGGATACCGAAGGCGTTTACCGTGCCGGCAATTCTGAACACGTGCACCAGTTGCGCGTGGGCGTGCGGCGGCTGCGGTCGGCGTGGAAGCTGTTCGAAGGCTGGGTAGCGCCGGTGCCCGACGCCATCCTGCAAGGCGCGCGCACCCACTTCGCCGCCTTCGGCGCCAACCGCGACCAGGACGTGCTGAACGAAACCGTGGCGCCCGCGCTGATCCGCGCCGGCATGCCCGTCATCCCGATGGAAGCCGCGCCGCCCGAGCAGGACGCGCAGACAATCGCCGGCGGCAAGGCGTTTCAGGCTTGGTTGCTGGAACTGCTGGAATGGAGCCTGGACGTGCCCCCGGCGTTGCCGTCGGACGGCACGCAAACCATCGCCAACGGCACGCCCAGCGACACCGCGCCCGAGCCCACCATCCGGCTGGAAGGCGGCTTGTCTGTATCAAGCGTCAAGCCCACCATCATTCCCATGCTGGCGCCCGAGCCTGAACGGCCTCATTTGCAGAAGCAACTGGCGCGCCGCCTGCATCGCTGGCATAGCAAAGTGGCCGACCAGGGCACGCAGTTCGCCACGCTGGACATCCCTACCCGCCATGAATTGCGCAAGCGCGGGAAAAGGCTGCGCTACAGCCTGGCATTTGCCGAATCGCTGCTGCCCACCACCAAGCTGCGCGGCTATCGCAAGCTCTTGTCCAAGGTGCAGGACGTGCTGGGTGAGATCAACGACCTGGCCGTCGCAAAGGACTATTACGAGTCGTGTACCGCCACCCATCCGCAAGCCTGGTTCGCGCTCGGCTGGATCAGCGCGCGCCTGGAGGAATTGGCGTTAGAAGCGCAAAAGGCGTTCGACGCGCTGGCGCAAAGCAAACCGTTCTGGCGGTGAACGTGATTGCCCCATTTTCACGACGAACCATGATCTCGTAGGATGGGTGCAGCGCGCGCGGACGGCGGCTAGGTCGCTGACGCCTCTTCGCGCGTAACCCATCTTGCGGCGATCCGGTATATCTCCACCGGCGGCTGATGGGTTGCGCGCGTTCGTCTATTGCGCTTTTCTGAAGGGCTTCTCGCGCTTCACCCATCCTACGAACTCGGCGACCACATCGTAGGATGGGTGCAGCGCGCGCGGACGGCGGCTAGGTCGCTGACGCCTCTTCGCGCGTAACCCATCTTGCGGCGATCCGGTATATCTCCACCGGTGGCTGATGGGTTGCGCGCGTTCGTCTGTTGGGCTTTTCTGAAGGCCTTCTCGCGCTTCACCCATCCTACGAACTCGGCGACCACATCGTAGGATGGGTGCAGCGCGCGCGGACGGCGACTAGGTCGCTGACGCCTCTTCGCGCGTAACCCATCTTGCGGCGATCCGGTATATCTCCACCGGCGGCTGATGGGTTGCGCGCGTTCGTCTATTGCGCTTTTCTGAAGGGCTTCTCGCGCTCCACCCATCCTACGGTCCCCTGGTACTCCATTTGCGCGACACGCCGCGTTGCGGGTTGCTCCTGGAAACGCATCTCGCATGGCGTTTCAAAAAAAGGGCCATAGTCAGCGACGGGTCAGCTCTCGGTCAATCGTTCGACATCCTTGGCGCCAATACTGGGTTGTTGCCGCCCCGCCATCAGGCGTTGGGCGCAATCGTTGCCCGCTGCATTCGCCCGACATTCGTCCTGTGTGACGGCATGACGGCCCCTGGCGGGCCGTCAGCCACCCACAATGACCGAATCATGGAAAACCCATCCTGCTTATCCGCCTATGCAAGACGAGGCCTTGCGGCCTTTTGCGCCTTGTCGCTGGTCTTCGTGTTGTCCGCCTGCGGCGACGACGACAACGGCACTGACGAACCGACTCCCGCCCCGCCCACCACGACGCCCGCCGCATGTGCCGTGCATTGCGCCCCTTGAGCACACTTCCCATCGATCACCAGGACAGGCAAGCCAATGACGTTCGACGCATCCAAAAGAAAGTTCTTCAAGACCACCGTGGGCGCTACCGCCGCGGTCAGCGCGCTGTCGATGTTCCCACCCAGCATCCGCCGGGCTCTGGCCATTGAAGCCAGCAACGCCACCGGCACCATCCAGGACGTCAAGCACGTCGTGCTGTTGATGCTGGAAAACCGTTCCTTCGACGGCTACTTCGGCACCTTCCCCGGCGTACGCGGGTTTGGCGACCGCTTTCCCATTCCGCTGGCCAACGGCAAATCGGTCTTTCACCAGACACGCAGCGATGGCACCGAAGAACTGCCCTATCACCTGGACACCACGCTGGGCAACGCGCAGCGCGCGGGCAGCACGCCGCACTCCTGGCCCAACTGCCAGGCCGCGTGGGACCACGGCCGCATGAACAAGTGGCCCAGCGCCAAGCAGCCGCTGTCCATGGGCTACTACGAAACCGCCGAAGTGCCGTTTCACCGCGCGCTGGCCGACGCCTTCACGCTGTGCGACAACTATCACTGTTCGATGCACGCGGGCACCATCCCGAACCGCCTGTTCTTCTGGACCGGCACCAACGGCCCATCGGGCGACAACGTGTCGGTAGTGATGAACGAATGGAACGACGGCGCCGACGTGGGCCCCTCCACCGAAGGCTGGACGTGGACCACCTACGCCGACCGGCTGCAAGCGGCCGGCGTCAGTTGGAAGGTCTACCAGAACATTCCCGACAACTTCGGCTGCAACGAAATGATGAGCTTTCGGCACTGGCGCGCCGAGATCGAAAAAATGCCTGCCGACCGCCAGGTCACCAACCAGGGCGGCCCCGCGTACAACCCCGCCATCGACGACCTGTACAGCCCGCTGGCCAAGGGCTTTGGCAACACCATGCCCGACGGCGGCTTTCTGCAAAGCCTGCGCGATGACGTCATGAACGGCACGCTGCCGGAAGTGTCGTGGATCATTCCGCCGGCCGCTTACAGCGAACACCCCGGCCCGTCCAGCCCCGCCAAGGGCGCGTGGTACATCCAGGCCGCGCTGGATGCGCTGACGCAGTCGCCCGAGGTCTGGAGCAAGACGGTATTCCTGGTGACCTATGACGAGAATGACGGCTTCTTCGACCACATGCCCACGCCGTCGGCGCCGTCGCGCAACGATGACGGCACGCTGGCCGGCAAGTCCACGCTGAGCGATGCGCAGATGGCCTTTGAATACTTCACCTACCCGCCCGCCACGCCCAAGCAACTGACGGCCGATGGCAAGCCGTACGGCCCCGGCATGCGCGTGCCGATGTGGGTGATTTCACCTTGGAGCCGTGGCGGTTGGGTCAATTCGCAAGTGTTTGACCACACGTCCGCGCTGCGCTTTCTGGAGCAGCGCTTTGGCGTGGTCGAACCCAACATCAGCGCCTTTCGCCGTGCCGTGTGTGGCGACCTGACGTCCACCTTGAATTTCGTATCGCCCAACAGCGCCACCCTGCCGACCCTGTCGGGCCGCACGACCAAGACGGATGCCGACGGGTTGACGACGTGGCAAGAAGCGCAGCCTGCCATCGCCATCCCTGCGCAGCAAACGCTGGCCAAGCAGGCTGCGGGCACGCGCCCGTCGCGCGCGCTGCCGTATGAGCTGCACACCAGCGCGCGCGAGCAAGCCCGCGAGAACCGCGTGCAGCTATTGTTTGCCAACGCCAGCAGTGCGCAAACGGCAGCGGTCTTTCACGTGTACGACAAGCTGCACCTGGACCGCATTCCACGCCGCTATGTGGTCGAAGCGGGCAAATCGCTGGATGATGTCTGGGACGTGTCGGGCGACAGCGGCCAGTACGACTTGTGGGTGTTGGGTCCCAACGGCTACCACCGCTCGTTCGCGGGCGACTTGATGCGCGCGGCTGGCGCACAGCCCGAAATTCAGGTCTGCTACGTGCCGTGCGACAACGCCCAAATACAAGTGAAACTGCACAACCACGGCACGCAAGACTGCGTCTTCACGGTGCAGGCCATGGCCTATCGCAGCGATGGCCCATGGACGGCAACGGTGGCGGCGGGGCAGGTCGGCGAACTGAGCTGGCCGGTCAGTGCCAGCGGCCAGTGGTACGACTTCGCGGTAGCCTGCGACGGCTACCCGGCGTTCAAGCGGCGCTTGGCGGGCCGCATGGAAACGGGCAAGGACGGCATCAGCGACCCGGCGATGGGTCAGTTGGACAGTTGAAAACAAAACGGGACGGCGCCTGGGCGTCGTCCCGTTCTGCAGTCCGGCAATCGTCGGATCAGTCCGCCAGCAACGCGCCAGCAAACTCGTCCGCCACAAAGGGTTGCAGGTCTTCCAGGCTTTCGCCCACGCCGATCCAATACACCGGAATCGGCCGCACGCCCTGGCTGCCCGCAGCCACGGCGGCCAGCGTGCCGCCCTTGGCGGTGCCGTCCAGCTTGGTCACGACCAGGCCCGTCAGGTTGATGGCGGCATCAAAGGCGCGAATCTGCGCCAGCGCGTTCTGGCCGGTATTGCCGTCCACCACCAACAGCACTTCGTGCGGCGCCGATGCATCCGCCTTGCCGATGACGCGGCGGATCTTTTTCAGCTCTTCCATCAGGTGCAACTGCGTGGGCAGGCGGCCAGCGGTGTCCACCATGACCACGCCCATGCCCCGCGCGCGACCAGCGTTGACGGCATCGAACGCCACGGCGGCGGGGTCGCCGCCGTCCTGCGAAATCACGCTGACGTTGTTGCGGCTGCCCCATTCCACCAGCTGTTCGCGAGCGGCAGCCCGGAAGGTGTCGCCTGCCGCCAGCAGCACGCTTGCGCCCTGGCGCTGGAACGTGTGCGCCAGCTTGCCGATGGACGTGGTCTTGCCCGCGCCGTTGACGCCGGCAATCATCACCACCAGCGGCTTTGCGCTATTCAGGTTGAAGCCGCGCTCCAGCGGGCGCAGGTGGTCGGCCAGCAACTGGCGCAGCGCCGTCTTCACCTTGGCGGGATCTTCGATGCGTTCTTTCTTGACCCGCGCACGCAGCGCGGTCAGCAGCTTCTCGGTGGCCTCCAGGCCCGCATCGGCCATAATGAGCGCCGATTCGAGTTCCTCGAACAGGCTTTCGTCGACCTTGACGCCAACGAAAATGCCGCCAATGCTCTGCCCGGTGCGCGACAAGCCCTGCTTCAGGCGCGACAGCCAGGAAGATTTCTTGGGCGCTTCGGCGGGTGCGGGTGTAGGCGCAGGCGTTGGCGTAGTAGTTACCGGCGTTACGATCGGTGCTGGCGCGGCAGTCGGCGCTACCGAAACCGTGGGCGCAGCCGTCGGTTCAGGGGCTCGGACCGGCTCGATGGCCGGCGCGGTTGACGCGGCGGGCGCCGGTGAAACCACCGGCGCAGGCGCCGCAACAGGCGTCGAATTGGTCGGTACAGCGGTCCGCGTCAAAGTCGGTGGGGTGGTCCGCGTCAGCGTCGGTGCGGCAACCGGCGCTGAAACACTCGGTGCGGCGACCGGTGCAGCAGTCGGCGCGACGGCAGGCGCAGCCGGTGTCACGGTAGGCGCAGCCGGAGAAACCGGCGGTGCAATTGCAGGCGAAACCGGTGCGGCGACAGGGTCCACGGCGGACGCGGGAGCAGGTGCAGACACCGGCTCGGCAAGCTCGGGACGCGGCGCGGGCGGCGGTATTACCGGCGCGGCGGCGGGCTCCGTGGGCGCCACGGCGGCGTCCACGACCTCCGGCGGCGGCACGGGCTGAGCCGGTGCGGCGGGCGGAGGGGATTTTTTCTTGAAGAAGCGGCTAAACATGGGTAACAAGTATATTCGTATCGTCGGGGGCCAATACAGGCGCACCCCCATCGCCGTTCCCGACGTGGAGACGCTGCGCCCCACGCCCGACCGGGTTCGCGAAACGCTGTTCAACTGGTTGAATCATCTTTGGGCCGGCGAGTTCGCCGACAAGCAGGTGCTGGACCTGTTTGCCGGCAGTGGCGCGCTGGGCTTTGAAGCGGCCTCTCGCGGTGTGGCGCATGTGCAGATGGTCGAGCGGGACAAGACCGCCGCGTCCGCGCTGCGGACACTGCGCGACAAGCTCAAAGCCGACATGATACGCATCCATGTGGGCGACGCCATGCAGGTTGCCGAGCGCATGGATGCGTCCCGCTTTGACCTCATCCTATTGGACCCTCCCTTTGGACAGGGTTGGCTGGCGCGCCTCTGGCCCATTCTGCCCGGCATTCTGAACGAGCACGGCCTCGTCTACGTCGAGGCGGAAGCCCCCATCGAAGCCCCGGAAGGATTCCAGATCTTGCGGCAGGACAAGGCAGGTGCGGTCCACTACCACCTGTTGGAATTTGCTGCATTGCGGAAATAGATCAATAATCCGAGCTTCGGAGGATGGTGTACACCACTAATAACGGTACGGAGCTCGCATGATCATCGCTGTATATCCCGGCACTTTCGACCCGCTGACCCGGGGCCACGAAGACCTGGTCCGCCGTGCGGCCACGCTTTTCGACAAGGTCGTGGTGGGCATCGCCCACAGCCGCAACAAGAAGCCTTTTTTCAGCATCGACGAGCGCGTTGAGATCGCCCGCGAAGTGCTGGGCCACTATCCCAACGTGGAAGTGCAAAGCTTTGGCGGCCTGCTGAAGGACTTTGTCCGCGACCAGAACGGGCGCGTCATCGTGCGCGGCCTGCGCGCCGTGTCCGACTTCGAATACGAATTCCAGATGGCCGGCATGAATCGCCATCTGCTGCCCGACGTTGAAACGCTATTCATGACGCCGTCGGACCAATACCAGTTCATTTCGGGCACCATCGTGCGCGAAATCGCCCAACTGGGCGGTGACGTCAGCAAGTTCGTGTTCCCGTCCGTGGAACGCTGGTTGCAGGAAAAAGCCAAGGAGCGCCGCGAGCAATCCTGGCCGGGCTGATCGGCCAGCACGCACCATCCCGAAGGGCGCATCTTGCGCCCTTCTTGCGCTTTGCGGGCCGGCGGTACAATGGCAGCCGCCCCCGGCTTTACACCGCTGCCCACCATGGCCTTGCTCATCACCGAAGAATGCATCAATTGCGACGTTTGCGAGCCCCAGTGCCCGAACGACGCGATCTCCATGGGTGATGACTATTACGTCATCGACCCCGACAAATGCACCGAGTGCGTCGGCCATCACGACGAACCCCAGTGCAAGGTGGTGTGCCCCGTGGAGTGCATTGAACTGCACCCCCAGTGGAACGAAGGCCAGGAACAGCTCATGGCCAAGTACCGCCGCCTGACCGGTGCCGCATGAGCGACGCCACGCAAGGCGGTATCCCCCTTCCCTCGAATTCCCACCACGCGCGCCGCGATGTGTCCGCATCGGCCATCGCCGCAGGCGTGGTGGCCGTGCTGGTCAGCTTTGGCGGCACGGCCGTGCTGATGGTGCAGGCCGGCCACGCGGCAGGGCTGGACGCGGCCCGCATCGGCTCGTGGATCGGCTCGCTTAGCCTGGCTTTTGGGTTTGGCGGCGCGTTCTACAGCTTGCGCACCGGGTTGCCGATCGTCATGGCGTGGTCCACGCCCGGCGCCGCGCTGCTGGTCACGGCACTGGTAGGCGTCCCGTTCAACGAGGCCATCGGCGCCTACATGCTGGCTGCCGGCCTGACG
It contains:
- the coaD gene encoding pantetheine-phosphate adenylyltransferase gives rise to the protein MIIAVYPGTFDPLTRGHEDLVRRAATLFDKVVVGIAHSRNKKPFFSIDERVEIAREVLGHYPNVEVQSFGGLLKDFVRDQNGRVIVRGLRAVSDFEYEFQMAGMNRHLLPDVETLFMTPSDQYQFISGTIVREIAQLGGDVSKFVFPSVERWLQEKAKERREQSWPG
- a CDS encoding YfhL family 4Fe-4S dicluster ferredoxin, translated to MALLITEECINCDVCEPQCPNDAISMGDDYYVIDPDKCTECVGHHDEPQCKVVCPVECIELHPQWNEGQEQLMAKYRRLTGAA